A single Xylella taiwanensis DNA region contains:
- a CDS encoding hemagglutinin repeat-containing protein → MSLLAAPPPSVAIEPPGNDTSPLPASPPAISLLADGRLTLESDIDNRGGLITAGGAINATLSGLDNRHGHAALNQLTLQGQGLDNRHGILHLAAEALIHSQVVNNAAGQLQASGALDLNTQQFNNRGGQFLHTGPQAAHLRIDGLLDNQHGVLASAANALTLQTGQLTNDAGQLQASGALALNTQQFSNRGGQFLHTGPQAAHLRIDGLLDNQHGVLASAANALTLQTGQLTNDAGQLQASGALDLQTHQLNNRGGQLLHTGPQAAHLRIGGLLDNTTGTLSSTGSALTLNATTLDNSGGTVQHSGQGSLQIDAATLFGPGGTLSSQGALSITGTQTDLSQGTTWAQHVSIRTGVLSTAGGQLTAQSDQALQLEARTRLDNRGGSIATNGVLDLHTATLDNRGGTLHSTGPGASRLEATQALDNRGGHLLLTGPATLTTGTWDNTQGQLLLSGPGTLHASTLDNRGGVLHTATGLLDLHVTGTLNNQDNGTLSSGQDLRLSAATVFNQHGTLDAAGAAQLHLSGLLDNSAGLLQSREALWLSSAGLTNRAGTLSGAQVTLYTQNQPLDNRGGRLGSTSGTVTLHSGVLDNRAGLVQAATALRIDTGPHLLDNSAGGALLAGGALDLRSATLNNHGGQVFSQAATQLHSTHIDNTAGGQLGGANGLQIDAHTLSNTGGRLHSGADARLHLDNRLDNHDGLISAAGALAITTTTLDNRTTPAAPDPGSRPRDTAAPATGLHATHLQIDSTTLDNRDGHLSAAQDIALTLRGALQNTAGRLTAGGTLQLSAAQLTNQAGTLLSGGAQSLHLSAFSGAGLLHAGTALTLALQEGLDNGGTLSAAGLLTVRTAGALHNRGLIQAADLTLHAQRIDNVATGQMAASGQAQLSAADTFSNAGLLHTGDLTLHAQRIDNAATGQMAASGQAQLSAADTFSNAGLLHTGDLTLQARTIDNAATGQMTASGQAQLTATETLTNSGLLQGRDLTLHAQNIDNVATGQMAASGQAQLTATETLSNSGLLQGRDLTLQAQRIDNVATGQMAASGQAQLTATATLSNSGLLQGRDLTLHAQRIDNAAAAQILASGQAQLSAADTFSNAGLLHTGDLTLQARTIDNAATGQITASGQAQLTATATLSNRGLIDAATTHLQAATLDNIGTARLYGDHLALQAQTLTNRDESTAGQTHAATIAARERLDIGAATVRNSGAALIYSAGDAAIGGTLDSDRHATGSATLLDNRSATIDVDGALDITTTTLNNIRDNVHLTQAPGVSTTVRMSQPAWRDNQRNNDADFTLTSNYDAHEIYYLNPNDILQDEPYTTPDGYIIHRAVVRLTPQTSAYLYARGGLYAARGQRQRLDLSQREGIVVLYYTDRQDQQPNPDQVQSAARQGSAWAGLDTPQKNERQQDVHITYQDEVLTYDPAYGTCRTDCVRLITWRDYTDPDHTLTHMRRGPTDVKTNEQYRHATKTTVDDILQPGVGAAALIQSGGAMFVQVDRLANHYADILAGGDQTIVGLPPHPPKDPEKAPEYSKASLIDNLTAELSRTTQFNNISYTYAGAAETWTMPSQRYTIGQIGGRITSGGHQYIAAVDVNNRLQSLHTTTHVEHPPLGDLHTSPPMPLMPELTPAPSTDQSAEEPALSVESQLPLTIPDTTLQDLADARLPTLHTDNAPISVAAPSWATATTVPGPLILPNNRLFTVHPDAASLIVTDPHFSGGSDRTTADRQLQALNDPLASMHKRLGDGFYEQRLIREQIAQLTGRRLLDGYANDDQQYRALLDAGVTVAQHYGLRPGIALSADQMAQLTSDIVWLVEQPVTLPNGTSTTALVPRVYLRPRRGDLKTDGALMAGARLTMDLSGTLTNTGTLTGRDRLTIDADNIHQEGGQMDADHVKVHTKDTLTDIGGTFSARSSLDVTAAGGLIARSTTRGYSTSGQRHFSRTEIDRPSTFRVTGPGGTLHVTSDKDMTLQGVTFSNTGPGGTSSVTAAGKLNMATVAVGETNTATLGPGNSIHSTRDSEVGTRITGTGNVTIKGEGGVIGRAVTLDSRQGKLNISSADGTVALVAGQERRSGQEERTSRRSGLWGSSRSHSTASSQDTIALGSVLGGTKVTVTGDKVYSVGTDFIADGNPHIEGTHGVGMFGAQNTHSSSYSTTQRRSGVFGSGAGFTVGSQKASQQGSHHATYLTGNTVAALNGNILIHSSKGAVQAPGIDLIAAGNINVSGVNVTMDPVYDTASAQQQQASKHSGFSVGFSSALGTFAQAVPADIRNARHAPTGQLSTLYGVRALNSAFSAGDRALDEIKTLREGGIPHTFGGGVSFGSTTSQSQTSMTATTARGAQLRAGGKVSVTAFGIHNEKGERQEGTGQLSAVGAQISSGSLAFNAAGDLILHSAQSTQEHTSSQRYSSSSVGAQWNVGSSSPSLNAGGARGRGQSSQQSVTQVDTAIRVSGNATLNAGGNAQLRGAHVLADSINGTIGGNLDIESRQDTLRASSQQRQNSAGATLVMSGLGSNATFSHANQHATQDYASVRDQSGLFAGAGGYTIHVGGHTQLDGGAIVSSAPQALQKLSTQSMGHSTVDNHHNAGASASGFTLSSDLVSGLSQGNSQLPIYSLGRTLIGQHMGSADRQVNDRSTTEAVVSAANIVLRGGDPAPLATLRRDPDGAHTPLAATDLGTLQADVQHRSQAGALLADSGRILIDQGLSNILSPTLEKVFCVSQPCTNDHAANNTLVEERTAALRQAHPGWSDKRLREQAVNDLTDTIHDANRTLDATKVAEFIAGTRGPNDDLLTDQSRWALTGGVANIQAIPVTLDALRALADEEKKNSTVFGNGISNLLRRAAELGLQMTPWDRNKGNIQDTGETYVNTTYVVHTQPTHTVGELIVAGLEKLMEVSNGRVVSPASRLQAQVAETLMYNEADKQYTNPVNFVGHSRGTMTETGALNVLAALGVKSDELKIFVNNPAAEESRLTAVAGQVTKNKPGFWSPPNDFVAHIIGGYPGTAGLKDLREIFETNYSVHSSGGTAALGSHPDNVNPEGVFSYAGLDIDEMNRKRHDQTMAALQQWQAVRRPEDPVATQLAQLQRLLDQSAYWQQQLDGTPGMLTPFTPASPPTGTSRQQQLQQLRQQLTPAE, encoded by the coding sequence TTGAGCCTCCTGGCAGCCCCCCCCCCTTCCGTTGCCATTGAACCTCCTGGCAACGACACCTCCCCCCTGCCTGCGTCCCCCCCTGCCATCTCCCTGCTGGCCGACGGTCGCCTGACCCTAGAGAGTGACATTGACAACCGCGGCGGCCTCATCACGGCTGGCGGCGCCATCAACGCCACCCTGAGCGGCCTGGACAACCGCCACGGCCACGCCGCCCTGAACCAACTGACCCTGCAAGGCCAAGGGTTGGATAACCGTCACGGCATCCTGCACCTTGCAGCAGAGGCCCTCATTCACAGCCAAGTGGTCAACAACGCCGCTGGGCAACTCCAAGCCAGCGGCGCCCTGGACCTGAACACCCAACAGTTCAACAACCGTGGCGGCCAATTCCTCCACACCGGCCCCCAGGCGGCCCACCTGCGCATTGATGGCCTACTGGACAACCAACACGGCGTGCTGGCCAGCGCGGCTAACGCTCTGACCCTGCAGACCGGGCAACTTACTAATGACGCCGGCCAACTTCAGGCCAGCGGCGCCCTGGCCCTGAACACCCAACAGTTCAGCAACCGTGGCGGCCAATTCCTCCACACCGGCCCCCAGGCGGCCCACCTGCGCATTGATGGCCTACTGGACAACCAACACGGCGTGCTGGCCAGCGCGGCTAACGCTCTGACCCTGCAGACCGGGCAACTTACTAATGACGCCGGCCAACTTCAGGCCAGCGGCGCCCTGGACCTACAGACCCACCAGCTCAACAACCGTGGCGGCCAACTCCTCCACACCGGCCCCCAGGCGGCCCACCTGCGCATTGGTGGCCTGCTAGACAACACCACTGGCACCCTATCCAGCACCGGCAGCGCCCTCACCCTCAACGCCACCACCCTGGATAACAGCGGCGGCACCGTACAGCACAGCGGGCAGGGGTCCCTGCAGATCGACGCCGCCACCCTTTTCGGCCCCGGCGGCACCCTGAGCAGCCAAGGCGCCCTGAGCATCACCGGCACCCAGACCGACCTGAGCCAAGGCACCACCTGGGCCCAGCACGTGAGCATCCGTACCGGCGTCCTCAGCACCGCCGGCGGCCAACTTACCGCCCAGTCAGACCAAGCCCTCCAACTGGAGGCCCGCACCCGCCTGGACAACCGTGGCGGCAGCATCGCCACCAACGGCGTGCTGGACCTACACACCGCCACCCTGGATAACCGCGGCGGCACCCTGCACAGCACCGGCCCCGGCGCCAGCCGCCTGGAGGCCACCCAAGCCCTAGACAACCGCGGCGGCCATCTATTGCTCACTGGCCCGGCCACCCTGACCACCGGCACCTGGGACAACACCCAAGGCCAGCTGCTGCTCAGCGGCCCTGGCACCCTGCACGCCAGCACCCTGGACAACCGCGGCGGCGTCCTGCACACCGCCACCGGTCTGCTGGACCTGCACGTTACTGGCACCCTCAACAACCAAGACAACGGCACCCTGTCCAGCGGCCAAGACCTGCGCCTGAGCGCGGCCACCGTGTTCAACCAACACGGCACCCTGGACGCGGCCGGCGCAGCGCAGCTGCACCTGAGCGGCCTGCTGGACAACAGCGCCGGCCTGCTGCAGAGTCGCGAAGCCCTCTGGCTCAGCAGCGCCGGCCTGACCAACCGCGCCGGCACCCTGAGCGGCGCCCAAGTGACCCTGTACACCCAAAACCAACCCTTGGACAACCGCGGTGGCCGCCTGGGCAGCACCAGCGGCACCGTGACCCTGCACAGCGGCGTCCTAGACAACCGTGCCGGCCTGGTGCAAGCGGCCACTGCCCTGCGCATCGACACCGGCCCGCACCTTCTGGACAACAGCGCCGGCGGCGCCCTACTGGCTGGCGGCGCCCTCGACCTGCGCAGCGCCACCCTAAACAACCACGGCGGCCAAGTATTCTCCCAAGCCGCCACCCAGCTGCACAGCACCCACATTGACAACACCGCTGGCGGCCAACTTGGCGGCGCCAACGGTCTCCAGATCGACGCCCACACCCTGAGCAACACCGGCGGACGCCTGCACAGCGGCGCGGATGCGCGCCTGCACCTAGACAACCGCCTGGACAACCACGACGGCCTGATCAGCGCCGCCGGGGCCCTGGCGATCACCACCACCACCCTGGACAACCGAACGACCCCTGCGGCCCCGGACCCTGGCTCCCGCCCCCGTGACACCGCCGCCCCGGCCACCGGCCTGCACGCCACCCACCTGCAGATCGACAGCACCACCCTGGATAACCGCGATGGCCACCTCAGCGCTGCCCAAGACATCGCCCTGACCCTACGCGGCGCCCTGCAGAACACCGCCGGACGCCTCACTGCCGGCGGCACCCTACAGCTGAGTGCCGCCCAACTGACCAACCAAGCCGGCACCCTGCTGAGTGGCGGCGCCCAAAGCCTGCACCTGAGCGCCTTCAGCGGCGCCGGCCTGCTGCATGCTGGCACCGCCCTGACCCTGGCCCTGCAGGAAGGTCTGGACAACGGCGGCACCCTCAGCGCCGCCGGCCTGCTCACCGTGCGTACCGCCGGGGCCCTGCACAACCGCGGCCTTATCCAGGCGGCGGACCTGACCCTGCACGCCCAGCGCATCGATAACGTGGCCACCGGGCAGATGGCTGCCAGCGGCCAAGCCCAGCTCAGCGCCGCGGACACCTTCAGCAACGCCGGCCTGCTGCACACCGGCGACCTGACCCTGCACGCCCAGCGCATTGACAACGCTGCCACCGGGCAGATGGCTGCCAGCGGCCAAGCCCAGCTCAGCGCCGCGGACACCTTCAGCAACGCTGGCCTGCTGCACACCGGCGACCTGACCCTGCAGGCCCGCACCATTGACAACGCTGCCACCGGGCAGATGACTGCCAGCGGCCAAGCCCAACTCACCGCGACCGAGACCCTCACCAACAGCGGCCTGCTTCAGGGCCGTGACCTGACCCTGCACGCCCAGAACATCGATAACGTGGCCACCGGGCAGATGGCTGCCAGCGGCCAGGCCCAACTCACCGCGACCGAGACCCTGAGCAACAGCGGCCTGCTTCAGGGCCGTGACCTGACCCTGCAGGCCCAGCGCATCGATAACGTGGCCACCGGGCAGATGGCTGCCAGCGGCCAAGCCCAACTCACCGCCACCGCGACCCTGAGCAACAGCGGCCTGCTTCAGGGCCGTGACCTGACCCTGCACGCCCAGCGCATCGATAACGCTGCCGCCGCCCAGATCCTTGCCAGCGGCCAAGCCCAGCTCAGCGCCGCGGACACCTTCAGCAACGCCGGCCTGCTGCACACCGGCGACCTGACCCTGCAGGCCCGCACCATTGACAACGCTGCCACCGGCCAAATCACCGCCAGCGGCCAGGCCCAACTGACCGCCACTGCGACCCTGAGCAACCGCGGCCTGATTGATGCGGCCACCACCCACCTCCAGGCCGCCACCCTCGACAACATTGGCACCGCGCGCCTCTACGGCGACCACCTCGCCCTCCAGGCCCAGACCCTCACCAACCGCGATGAATCCACCGCCGGCCAGACCCACGCCGCCACCATTGCCGCCCGCGAACGCCTGGACATTGGCGCGGCCACCGTGCGTAACAGCGGCGCCGCCCTGATCTACAGCGCCGGCGATGCCGCCATTGGCGGCACCTTGGATAGCGATCGCCACGCCACCGGCAGCGCCACCCTGCTGGACAACCGCAGCGCCACCATTGACGTGGACGGCGCCTTGGACATCACCACCACCACCCTCAACAACATCCGCGACAACGTCCACCTCACCCAGGCGCCCGGCGTGAGCACCACCGTACGCATGTCCCAACCGGCCTGGCGCGACAACCAACGCAACAATGACGCGGACTTCACTCTCACCAGCAACTACGACGCCCACGAGATCTACTACCTCAACCCCAACGACATCCTCCAAGACGAACCCTATACCACCCCGGACGGCTACATCATCCACCGCGCCGTGGTGCGCCTGACCCCGCAGACCAGCGCCTACCTGTATGCCCGCGGCGGCCTGTATGCCGCCCGCGGCCAACGCCAGCGCCTGGACCTGAGCCAGCGCGAAGGCATCGTCGTGCTGTACTACACCGACCGCCAAGACCAACAACCCAACCCCGACCAAGTCCAAAGCGCCGCCCGGCAGGGCAGCGCCTGGGCCGGCCTGGACACCCCCCAAAAAAACGAACGCCAACAAGACGTCCACATCACCTACCAAGACGAAGTCCTGACCTACGACCCGGCCTACGGCACCTGCCGTACCGACTGCGTCCGGCTGATCACCTGGCGTGACTACACCGACCCGGACCACACCCTGACCCACATGCGCCGCGGCCCCACGGATGTCAAAACCAACGAACAGTACCGCCACGCCACCAAGACCACCGTCGACGACATCCTGCAACCGGGCGTCGGCGCCGCGGCGCTGATCCAATCTGGCGGCGCCATGTTCGTCCAGGTCGACCGCCTGGCCAACCACTACGCCGACATCCTTGCCGGTGGCGACCAGACCATCGTTGGCCTGCCGCCACACCCGCCCAAGGACCCCGAAAAAGCCCCGGAGTACAGCAAAGCCAGCCTCATCGACAACCTCACTGCTGAACTGTCGCGCACCACGCAGTTCAACAACATCAGCTACACCTACGCCGGCGCCGCCGAGACCTGGACCATGCCGTCCCAGCGCTACACCATCGGCCAAATTGGCGGGCGCATCACCAGCGGCGGCCACCAATACATCGCCGCCGTGGATGTCAACAACCGCCTGCAATCCCTGCATACCACCACCCACGTCGAACACCCGCCCCTGGGCGACCTGCACACCAGCCCCCCGATGCCGCTGATGCCCGAGCTCACCCCGGCTCCGAGCACGGACCAGTCTGCCGAGGAGCCCGCCTTATCCGTGGAGAGCCAGCTCCCGCTGACCATCCCCGACACCACCCTGCAGGACCTGGCGGACGCCCGCCTACCGACCCTGCACACCGACAACGCCCCGATCAGCGTGGCTGCCCCGTCCTGGGCCACCGCGACCACCGTTCCTGGCCCCCTGATCCTGCCCAACAACCGCCTGTTTACCGTCCATCCCGACGCCGCCAGCCTCATCGTCACCGACCCACACTTTAGCGGCGGCAGCGACCGGACCACCGCCGACCGACAACTTCAGGCCCTGAACGACCCCCTGGCCAGCATGCACAAACGCCTTGGCGACGGCTTTTACGAACAACGCCTGATCCGCGAACAAATCGCCCAACTCACCGGGCGGCGCTTGCTGGACGGCTACGCCAACGACGACCAACAATACCGCGCCCTGCTGGACGCCGGCGTCACCGTTGCCCAGCACTACGGCCTACGCCCCGGCATCGCCCTGAGCGCTGACCAAATGGCCCAACTCACCAGCGACATCGTCTGGCTGGTGGAACAACCCGTCACCCTGCCCAACGGCACCAGCACCACCGCCCTGGTGCCCCGTGTCTACCTACGCCCGCGCCGCGGGGACCTGAAGACCGACGGCGCCCTCATGGCCGGTGCCCGCCTCACCATGGACCTATCGGGCACCCTCACCAACACCGGCACCCTCACCGGGCGCGACCGCCTCACGATTGACGCGGACAACATCCACCAAGAAGGCGGCCAGATGGACGCCGACCACGTCAAAGTGCATACCAAAGACACCCTCACCGACATTGGCGGCACATTCAGCGCCCGCAGTTCACTGGATGTCACCGCCGCTGGCGGCCTGATAGCCCGCAGCACCACACGCGGCTACAGTACCTCAGGCCAACGTCACTTCAGCCGCACCGAAATCGACCGTCCATCGACCTTTCGCGTCACCGGCCCCGGCGGCACCCTGCACGTGACTTCCGACAAAGACATGACCCTGCAAGGCGTCACTTTCAGCAACACCGGCCCGGGCGGCACCAGCAGCGTCACCGCCGCCGGCAAACTCAACATGGCCACCGTGGCCGTGGGCGAAACCAACACCGCCACCCTAGGACCGGGCAACAGCATCCACAGCACCCGCGACAGCGAAGTAGGCACCCGTATTACTGGCACTGGCAACGTCACCATCAAAGGCGAGGGTGGCGTCATCGGGCGTGCCGTGACCCTGGACAGCCGCCAAGGCAAGCTGAACATCAGTTCTGCTGACGGCACCGTGGCCCTGGTGGCCGGCCAAGAACGGCGCAGCGGCCAAGAAGAACGCACCAGCCGGCGCAGCGGCCTATGGGGCTCCAGCCGTAGCCACAGCACCGCCAGCAGCCAAGACACCATTGCCCTGGGCAGCGTCCTGGGCGGCACCAAGGTCACCGTCACAGGCGACAAGGTTTACAGCGTTGGCACCGACTTTATAGCCGATGGCAACCCCCACATTGAAGGCACCCACGGCGTGGGCATGTTCGGCGCCCAAAACACCCACAGCTCCAGCTACAGCACCACCCAGCGCCGCAGCGGCGTGTTCGGTTCTGGCGCCGGCTTCACCGTGGGCTCCCAAAAAGCCAGCCAACAAGGCAGCCACCACGCCACCTACTTGACCGGCAACACCGTGGCCGCCCTCAATGGCAACATCCTCATCCACTCCAGCAAAGGCGCCGTCCAGGCCCCTGGCATCGACCTGATTGCCGCCGGCAACATCAACGTCAGCGGCGTCAACGTCACCATGGACCCGGTGTACGACACCGCCAGCGCTCAACAGCAGCAGGCCAGCAAACACAGCGGCTTTAGCGTTGGCTTCAGCAGCGCCCTGGGCACCTTCGCCCAGGCCGTGCCCGCCGACATTAGAAACGCCCGCCATGCCCCGACGGGACAACTCAGCACGCTGTACGGCGTACGCGCCCTCAACAGCGCCTTCAGTGCCGGTGATCGTGCCCTGGACGAAATCAAGACCCTGCGCGAAGGCGGCATACCCCACACCTTCGGCGGCGGCGTCTCTTTCGGCAGCACCACCAGCCAAAGCCAGACCAGCATGACCGCCACCACGGCCCGCGGTGCCCAACTACGCGCCGGCGGCAAAGTCTCCGTCACCGCCTTTGGCATCCACAATGAAAAAGGCGAGCGCCAAGAGGGCACCGGGCAACTCAGCGCCGTTGGTGCCCAGATTAGCAGCGGTAGCCTGGCCTTCAATGCGGCTGGTGACCTCATTCTGCACAGCGCCCAGAGCACCCAAGAGCACACCTCCAGCCAACGCTACAGCAGCAGCAGCGTGGGTGCCCAATGGAACGTGGGCTCCTCCAGCCCCAGTCTCAACGCCGGCGGCGCCCGGGGCAGAGGCCAGTCCAGTCAGCAGTCTGTCACCCAGGTGGACACCGCCATCCGGGTCAGTGGCAATGCCACCCTCAACGCCGGTGGCAACGCGCAACTGCGTGGCGCCCATGTCTTAGCCGATAGCATCAACGGCACCATTGGCGGCAACCTAGACATCGAAAGCCGCCAGGACACCCTGCGTGCCAGCTCCCAACAGCGCCAAAACAGCGCCGGCGCCACCTTGGTCATGAGCGGGCTTGGCAGCAACGCCACCTTCAGCCATGCCAATCAACACGCCACCCAGGACTACGCCAGCGTGCGTGACCAAAGCGGCCTATTTGCCGGCGCCGGCGGCTACACCATCCACGTGGGCGGCCATACCCAACTGGACGGCGGCGCCATCGTCAGCAGCGCCCCTCAGGCATTGCAAAAGCTCTCCACCCAGAGCATGGGCCACAGCACCGTGGACAACCACCACAATGCCGGTGCGAGTGCCTCCGGCTTCACCCTGAGCAGCGACCTGGTCAGCGGCCTCTCCCAGGGCAACAGCCAGCTTCCGATCTACAGCCTCGGCAGAACCCTGATTGGTCAACACATGGGCAGCGCTGATCGTCAGGTCAACGACCGCAGCACTACCGAAGCGGTGGTGAGCGCGGCTAACATCGTGCTGCGCGGCGGCGATCCCGCCCCCCTGGCGACCCTGCGCCGTGACCCGGATGGGGCCCACACCCCTCTGGCGGCCACCGACCTGGGCACCTTGCAGGCTGACGTACAGCACCGCAGCCAGGCCGGCGCCTTACTGGCCGACAGCGGCCGCATCCTGATTGACCAAGGCCTCAGCAACATCCTCAGCCCGACCCTTGAGAAGGTGTTCTGCGTCAGCCAACCCTGCACCAACGACCATGCAGCCAACAACACATTGGTGGAAGAACGCACCGCCGCCCTGCGGCAAGCCCATCCGGGCTGGTCGGACAAACGCCTCCGCGAGCAGGCCGTCAACGACCTGACAGACACCATCCACGACGCCAACCGCACCTTGGACGCGACCAAAGTCGCCGAGTTCATCGCCGGCACCCGCGGCCCCAACGATGACCTGCTCACCGACCAAAGCCGCTGGGCCCTGACCGGCGGCGTAGCCAATATCCAAGCGATCCCGGTGACCTTGGATGCGCTGCGCGCCCTGGCGGACGAAGAGAAGAAAAACAGCACCGTGTTCGGCAACGGCATCAGCAACTTGTTGCGCCGCGCTGCGGAACTAGGCTTGCAAATGACGCCGTGGGACAGGAATAAGGGAAATATCCAGGACACCGGCGAAACCTACGTTAACACCACCTACGTGGTGCATACCCAGCCCACCCATACTGTGGGGGAACTGATCGTGGCCGGCCTGGAGAAGCTGATGGAGGTCAGCAATGGGCGCGTGGTCAGCCCGGCCTCACGGCTCCAGGCCCAGGTGGCGGAGACGTTGATGTATAACGAAGCGGATAAACAGTACACCAACCCGGTAAATTTTGTGGGTCATAGCCGTGGCACCATGACTGAAACCGGGGCGCTCAATGTGCTCGCAGCACTTGGGGTGAAGAGCGATGAATTAAAGATCTTCGTCAACAACCCCGCGGCTGAAGAGAGCCGTCTGACGGCGGTCGCGGGGCAGGTTACTAAAAATAAACCCGGCTTCTGGTCACCGCCCAATGACTTTGTCGCCCATATTATTGGTGGCTATCCGGGGACCGCGGGTTTGAAGGACCTGCGGGAGATCTTTGAGACCAACTACTCGGTGCACAGCAGCGGCGGCACCGCCGCCCTGGGCAGCCATCCGGACAACGTCAATCCTGAAGGGGTGTTCAGCTATGCCGGCCTGGATATCGATGAGATGAACCGTAAGCGTCACGATCAGACCATGGCAGCGCTGCAGCAATGGCAGGCGGTGCGGCGTCCGGAGGACCCCGTCGCCACCCAACTGGCCCAGTTGCAACGCCTCCTGGATCAATCGGCCTACTGGCAACAGCAGCTCGATGGCACCCCAGGCATGCTGACACCCTTCACCCCTGCATCGCCCCCAACCGGCACCTCCCGCCAACAGCAACTGCAGCAGTTGCGCCAACAGCTCACCCCCGCGGAGTAA
- a CDS encoding filamentous hemagglutinin N-terminal domain-containing protein: MNKDLYRLIYNRALRLWQVASELAVPRGSAAGTSPQLARRQTAQVRAVSFGLWLSLGWVGVCSLAGAQVVADPQAPGTQRPTILEASPGVALINIQTPSQAGVSRNTYQQLDVGASGAILNNARTQTQTHLGGWVPGNPWLATGTARVILNEVNSAQPSQLHGMVEVAGARAQVIIANPSGITCSGCGVLNASRFTLSTGAPEFDAGGALESYRVQGGAIRLDGAGLDSRTADYTALITRSIQLNAGLWAQQLQGSIGAASVPADGSAAVSLPGAAAPPAFALDVSALGGMYAGKITLIGTEHGLGVRHAGAMTAQSGELVVTVDGRLDNSGRLQAATDTHLNATQGVGNSGLISAAQTLHLHTQADIDNRSGTLNAARLDLSGATLDNRGGRLEQTGAQPLSIQAQQFDNQAQGRLGAVEGPSIGQPPSTDLPTGPSAPPVAVEPPGSPPPFRCH; this comes from the coding sequence ATGAACAAGGACCTGTACCGCCTGATCTACAACCGCGCCCTGCGCCTATGGCAAGTGGCTTCAGAACTGGCTGTTCCACGCGGTAGCGCCGCGGGCACCTCACCGCAGCTAGCGCGCCGACAGACCGCGCAAGTGCGTGCAGTGTCCTTTGGATTATGGTTGAGCCTGGGTTGGGTTGGGGTGTGCAGCCTGGCTGGCGCCCAAGTGGTGGCCGATCCCCAGGCCCCCGGGACGCAGCGCCCCACGATTTTGGAAGCGTCCCCTGGTGTTGCCCTGATCAATATTCAAACCCCCAGCCAGGCGGGAGTATCGCGCAACACCTACCAACAGCTAGACGTGGGCGCCTCTGGCGCGATTCTCAACAACGCCCGCACCCAAACCCAAACACACCTGGGCGGCTGGGTACCGGGCAACCCCTGGCTGGCGACCGGCACCGCCCGGGTGATTCTTAACGAAGTAAACAGCGCCCAACCCAGCCAATTGCATGGCATGGTGGAAGTGGCTGGCGCCCGCGCCCAAGTGATCATTGCCAACCCTTCTGGGATCACCTGCAGCGGCTGCGGGGTGCTCAACGCCAGCCGTTTCACCCTGAGCACGGGAGCTCCCGAGTTTGATGCTGGCGGCGCCTTAGAGAGCTACCGCGTTCAAGGCGGTGCTATTCGCCTGGACGGCGCTGGCCTGGACAGCCGCACGGCTGACTACACCGCCCTGATCACCCGCTCCATACAGCTCAACGCTGGCCTATGGGCCCAGCAACTGCAGGGGAGCATTGGCGCTGCCTCCGTGCCGGCTGACGGTAGCGCGGCTGTCTCCCTGCCTGGCGCGGCGGCGCCTCCGGCCTTTGCCCTGGATGTATCGGCCCTGGGCGGGATGTACGCCGGCAAGATCACCCTGATAGGCACCGAACACGGCTTAGGCGTCCGTCATGCTGGCGCCATGACGGCCCAGTCCGGTGAACTGGTGGTCACGGTGGATGGCCGCCTAGACAACAGTGGTCGCCTGCAAGCGGCCACAGACACGCACCTGAACGCGACACAGGGGGTTGGCAACAGCGGCCTGATCAGTGCTGCCCAGACCCTGCACCTGCACACTCAGGCCGACATTGACAACCGCAGCGGCACCCTCAACGCCGCTCGACTGGACCTGAGCGGCGCCACCCTGGACAACCGCGGCGGTCGCCTGGAACAAACCGGCGCCCAACCCCTATCCATCCAAGCCCAGCAGTTCGACAACCAAGCCCAAGGCCGCCTGGGAGCTGTGGAGGGGCCGTCTATCGGGCAGCCTCCCTCCACGGACCTGCCCACCGGCCCCAGCGCCCCTCCCGTCGCCGTTGAGCCTCCTGGCAGCCCCCCCCCCTTCCGTTGCCATTGA
- a CDS encoding ribbon-helix-helix domain-containing protein, producing MRTTQQMSITLPNDMANVVRTKVKTGEYANESEVIHDGLRALLARDLAVEAWLHNQAGAAYDALKADPARAITPDQVRTRLAAEHTKAR from the coding sequence ATGCGAACCACTCAACAAATGAGCATCACTTTGCCAAATGACATGGCCAACGTGGTGAGAACGAAGGTGAAAACAGGAGAATACGCGAACGAAAGCGAGGTCATCCATGACGGCCTGCGCGCGCTTCTTGCACGTGACCTTGCCGTCGAAGCTTGGCTTCACAACCAAGCAGGTGCAGCGTATGACGCGCTGAAAGCCGATCCCGCCCGAGCTATCACCCCTGACCAAGTACGCACACGCCTCGCCGCAGAACATACGAAGGCCCGATGA